The Aurantiacibacter arachoides genome window below encodes:
- the acs gene encoding acetate--CoA ligase, with translation MRDIVPHPAPPSDTHCTPEQYDVMYRRSIEQPDAFWLEQAECLDWSRKPAKGGEWSFDPPQIAWFADGRLNLCHNAVDRHLPSRGDAKAFLFEPDDPSTPTRSLTYRELHAEVVRMANALKTLGVRKGDRVTIYMPMIVEGAVAMLACSRIGAVHSVVFGGFSPESIAGRIMDCESRFVITADEGLRGGKAVPLKANVDAALDLPGVAVDGVLVIPHTGADVPMRAGLDHWYADLASDADCPCEDMAAEDPLFILYTSGSTGKPKGVLHTTGGYAVWAAATFRYTFDYQPGEVFWCSADIGWVTGHTYVTYGPLLNGGTSLIFEGVPNYPDHGRFWQVIARHEVAIFYTAPTAIRALMREGSRWVTPHARSSLRLLGTVGEPINPEAWRWYHDVVGEGRCPVVDTWWQTETGGHMITTLPYAHDMKPGSAGRPFFGVEPLLVDAEGTPVTGDGEIEGNLCIARSWPGQARTVHGDHARFTEAYFSTFPGKYFTGDGARRDADGYWWITGRVDDVINVSGHRMGTAEVESALVLHPKVAEAAVVGYPHDIKGQGIYCYITLMEGNEGSDDLAAELRQWVRKEIGPIATPDHLHFTDGLPKTRSGKIMRRILRKIAENDYGALGDTSTLADPTLVDRLIEGRQND, from the coding sequence ATGCGCGACATCGTTCCCCACCCTGCACCACCCTCCGATACCCACTGCACGCCCGAACAGTACGACGTCATGTACCGTCGTTCGATCGAGCAGCCTGACGCCTTCTGGCTGGAACAGGCGGAGTGCCTCGACTGGTCGCGCAAGCCTGCAAAAGGCGGCGAATGGTCGTTCGATCCGCCGCAGATTGCCTGGTTCGCGGATGGACGGCTGAACCTGTGTCACAATGCCGTCGACCGTCACCTGCCAAGCCGCGGCGACGCCAAGGCTTTCCTGTTCGAACCGGACGATCCATCTACGCCCACGCGGTCGCTGACTTACCGCGAACTGCACGCCGAGGTCGTTCGGATGGCCAACGCGCTCAAGACGCTGGGCGTGCGCAAGGGCGACCGGGTCACCATCTACATGCCGATGATCGTCGAGGGCGCGGTGGCCATGCTGGCCTGTTCGCGCATCGGCGCCGTTCACTCGGTCGTGTTCGGCGGGTTCAGCCCGGAAAGCATTGCCGGCCGCATAATGGATTGCGAGAGCCGCTTTGTCATTACCGCCGACGAGGGCCTGCGCGGCGGCAAGGCCGTGCCGCTGAAGGCCAACGTCGATGCCGCGCTGGACCTGCCCGGCGTCGCCGTGGATGGCGTGCTCGTAATCCCTCATACTGGTGCGGATGTCCCGATGCGCGCGGGACTCGACCATTGGTATGCGGACCTTGCCAGCGATGCCGACTGTCCGTGCGAGGACATGGCGGCGGAGGACCCCCTGTTCATCCTCTACACCAGCGGCAGCACCGGCAAGCCCAAGGGCGTTCTGCATACCACCGGCGGCTACGCGGTCTGGGCGGCCGCCACCTTCCGGTACACGTTCGACTACCAGCCGGGCGAGGTGTTCTGGTGCAGCGCCGACATCGGCTGGGTCACCGGCCACACCTATGTCACCTACGGGCCGCTGCTCAACGGCGGCACCAGCCTGATCTTCGAAGGGGTGCCCAACTACCCCGATCATGGCCGGTTCTGGCAGGTGATCGCAAGACACGAGGTGGCCATCTTCTACACCGCCCCCACTGCCATCCGCGCCCTGATGCGTGAAGGCAGCCGCTGGGTGACACCCCACGCCCGATCCAGCCTGCGCCTGCTCGGCACCGTGGGCGAACCGATCAATCCCGAGGCGTGGCGCTGGTATCATGACGTGGTCGGCGAAGGTCGCTGCCCGGTGGTCGATACCTGGTGGCAGACCGAGACCGGCGGCCACATGATCACCACCCTGCCCTACGCCCACGACATGAAGCCGGGCAGCGCCGGTCGCCCGTTCTTCGGTGTCGAGCCGTTACTGGTCGATGCCGAGGGCACACCGGTGACCGGCGATGGCGAGATCGAGGGCAACCTGTGCATCGCCCGCAGCTGGCCGGGCCAGGCGCGCACCGTCCATGGCGACCATGCACGGTTCACGGAGGCCTATTTCAGCACCTTTCCCGGCAAGTATTTCACCGGCGATGGCGCCCGGCGCGATGCGGACGGATACTGGTGGATCACCGGCCGGGTCGACGACGTCATCAACGTCAGCGGCCACCGGATGGGCACCGCCGAGGTCGAAAGCGCGCTGGTGCTCCACCCCAAGGTCGCCGAGGCCGCGGTCGTCGGGTATCCGCACGATATCAAGGGCCAGGGCATCTATTGCTACATCACGCTAATGGAGGGCAATGAAGGTTCCGACGACCTTGCCGCCGAACTGCGCCAGTGGGTACGCAAGGAGATCGGCCCAATCGCCACGCCCGACCACCTGCACTTTACCGATGGCCTGCCCAAGACGCGGAGCGGCAAGATCATGCGCCGCATCCTGCGCAAGATCGCC
- a CDS encoding phosphatidylserine decarboxylase has translation MAGELRDNRGRGDAEWGLPPIHPEGRKFGLIAVGVSLIFLLLLDWEIVGWPLLMLSVGVFAFFRDPERVVPHGENTVVSPADGQVSLIMQVPPPTELQGTDGDGGPGLGAEPVTRVSIFMSMFDVHINRAPIAGTVRRIVYIPGAFMNADLDKASEENERQHVLLERADGQRVGFTQIAGLVARRIVPFIKPGDILAAGQRVGLIRFGSRVDVYLPAGTDSRVLVGQRVIAGETVLAEIGSRVHIEGVSQ, from the coding sequence ATGGCTGGTGAATTGAGAGACAACCGCGGTCGCGGTGATGCCGAATGGGGCCTGCCCCCGATCCACCCCGAGGGCCGGAAATTCGGCCTGATTGCCGTCGGCGTTTCGCTGATTTTCCTGCTGTTGCTCGACTGGGAGATCGTCGGCTGGCCACTGCTGATGCTCTCGGTGGGAGTGTTCGCCTTCTTCCGCGATCCGGAACGGGTGGTTCCGCACGGGGAAAATACGGTGGTTTCTCCGGCGGACGGCCAGGTATCGCTGATCATGCAGGTTCCGCCGCCCACCGAGTTGCAGGGCACTGACGGCGATGGCGGGCCGGGCCTGGGCGCTGAACCCGTCACCCGCGTGTCGATCTTCATGTCGATGTTTGACGTGCACATCAATCGTGCCCCGATCGCCGGTACCGTGCGGCGCATCGTCTACATTCCGGGTGCCTTCATGAACGCCGATCTCGACAAGGCGAGCGAGGAGAACGAGCGTCAGCACGTCCTTCTGGAGCGTGCCGACGGGCAGCGGGTCGGCTTCACGCAAATCGCCGGGCTGGTGGCGCGGCGCATCGTGCCGTTCATCAAGCCGGGCGATATCCTTGCCGCCGGCCAGCGCGTGGGCCTGATCCGGTTCGGCAGCCGCGTGGACGTCTATCTTCCTGCCGGCACCGACAGCCGGGTGCTGGTAGGGCAGCGCGTGATCGCAGGGGAAACCGTGCTGGCCGAAATCGGTTCTCGCGTGCATATCGAAGGGGTCAGCCAATGA
- a CDS encoding CDP-alcohol phosphatidyltransferase family protein, which produces MTLPGDNMSDAYNDLDDDGAASPGPAWLGPKASEHEHVTRSGGGRGLAMRAVVPNAITAAALCSGLTSILFAIGEQWDKAVFAMVVAGILDAMDGRVARLLKAQSRFGAELDSLSDSASFGIAPALVLYLWSLVEAPRLGWLAALAYAICCALRLARFNARIDVEDQPHKLAGFLTGVPAPMGAGFAFMPIYLWLATGEQVFRDPLLVGPWLFIVALLMVSNLATPSWNSLSPSRDLKLAFIAIAGLLVGGLLMETWWTLVLIGGIYLALIAWTITRYARIKRTRAEAIRTQPPA; this is translated from the coding sequence ATGACCCTTCCCGGAGACAACATGTCCGACGCATACAACGATCTCGACGATGATGGTGCAGCCAGCCCCGGACCGGCCTGGCTCGGCCCCAAGGCCAGCGAGCACGAGCACGTCACCCGGTCGGGCGGGGGCAGGGGCCTGGCCATGCGCGCGGTGGTGCCCAATGCCATCACCGCAGCTGCCCTGTGCTCGGGCCTGACCAGTATCCTGTTTGCTATCGGCGAACAGTGGGACAAGGCCGTGTTCGCCATGGTCGTGGCCGGCATCCTCGATGCCATGGACGGACGCGTCGCCAGGCTGCTGAAGGCGCAATCGCGTTTCGGCGCCGAGCTTGACAGCCTGTCCGATTCGGCCAGCTTCGGCATTGCCCCGGCGCTTGTCCTGTACCTGTGGTCGCTGGTGGAGGCGCCGCGGCTCGGGTGGCTGGCGGCACTCGCCTACGCTATATGTTGCGCCCTGCGGCTGGCGCGATTCAACGCGCGCATCGATGTGGAGGACCAGCCGCACAAGCTGGCCGGGTTCCTCACCGGCGTGCCCGCGCCGATGGGGGCGGGCTTCGCTTTCATGCCGATCTATCTCTGGCTGGCTACGGGCGAGCAGGTGTTCCGCGATCCCCTGCTCGTGGGGCCGTGGTTGTTCATCGTCGCCTTGCTGATGGTTTCGAACCTCGCCACGCCGAGCTGGAATTCGCTGAGCCCCTCACGCGATTTGAAGCTCGCATTCATTGCGATCGCCGGCTTGTTGGTAGGCGGACTGCTGATGGAAACCTGGTGGACGCTGGTCCTGATAGGGGGGATTTACCTGGCCCTGATCGCCTGGACGATAACGCGTTACGCCCGGATCAAACGGACCCGCGCGGAAGCGATCAGGACGCAACCGCCCGCGTAG
- the rpsB gene encoding 30S ribosomal protein S2 — translation MAAPTVTMQQLIEAGVHFGHQSHRWNPRMKPYIFGARNGVHIIDLSQTVPLMARALDFVQQTVRAGGKVLFVGTKRQAQEPIAQAARACGQHYVNHRWLGGMLTNWKTISERIKHLKALEEQLSGEATGLTKKERLNLTRKKEKLELSLGGIRDMGGVPDVMFVIDANKEDLAIKEANVLGIPVVAILDTNVDPEGIAFPIPGNDDASRAVRLYCDAVAQAATKGRGEGVVDSGTDIGAMDAPPAETQDAAAEPAAEEAKADA, via the coding sequence ATGGCGGCTCCTACCGTCACCATGCAGCAATTGATCGAGGCCGGCGTTCACTTCGGCCACCAGTCCCACCGCTGGAACCCGCGGATGAAGCCGTATATCTTCGGCGCCCGCAACGGTGTGCACATCATCGACCTGTCGCAGACCGTGCCCCTGATGGCGCGTGCGCTCGACTTCGTGCAGCAGACCGTCCGCGCGGGCGGCAAGGTCCTGTTCGTCGGCACCAAGCGTCAGGCGCAGGAGCCGATTGCCCAGGCTGCGCGAGCCTGTGGCCAGCACTATGTCAACCATCGCTGGCTGGGCGGGATGCTCACCAACTGGAAGACTATTTCAGAGCGCATCAAGCACCTCAAGGCGCTGGAAGAGCAACTTTCCGGTGAGGCGACCGGCCTGACCAAGAAGGAACGCCTTAACCTCACGCGCAAGAAGGAAAAGCTGGAGCTTTCCCTCGGCGGCATTCGCGACATGGGCGGCGTGCCCGACGTGATGTTCGTGATCGACGCCAACAAGGAAGACCTGGCGATCAAGGAAGCCAACGTGCTCGGCATTCCGGTCGTCGCGATCCTCGATACCAACGTCGATCCGGAAGGCATCGCCTTCCCGATCCCCGGCAACGACGATGCCAGCCGCGCCGTGCGCCTGTATTGCGATGCTGTCGCCCAGGCCGCCACCAAGGGCCGCGGCGAGGGTGTGGTCGATTCGGGCACCGACATCGGTGCGATGGATGCTCCTCCAGCCGAGACCCAGGATGCTGCCGCCGAGCCGGCCGCCGAGGAAGCCAAGGCCGACGCCTGA
- the tsf gene encoding translation elongation factor Ts: MAAFTASDVKALREKTGAGMMDAKKALEESNGDIEAAVDALRAKGLATAQKKSSRTAAEGLVGVAVEGTKGVAVEVNSETDFVAKNDKFQDFVRKTTEVALGTSGDDVDALKSAAYPDGGTVSDKLTDNVATIGENQQVRRMKSVSVEHGVIVPYMHNAAAPNLGKIGVLVALESEADADKLEALGKQLAMHIAAAFPQALTADDLDADVIAREHKIAAEKASETGKPDDVQAKMVDGAIKKFAKENALLSQVFVMDNKTPIEQVVAAAAKDAGKPIVLKDYVRFQLGEGIEKEESDFAAEVAAAVKG; this comes from the coding sequence ATGGCTGCTTTTACCGCCTCCGACGTAAAGGCCCTGCGCGAGAAGACTGGCGCGGGCATGATGGACGCCAAGAAGGCGCTCGAGGAATCGAACGGCGATATCGAGGCCGCGGTCGACGCGCTGCGCGCCAAGGGTCTGGCCACCGCCCAGAAGAAGTCGAGCCGCACCGCGGCCGAGGGCCTCGTCGGCGTCGCCGTCGAAGGCACGAAGGGCGTGGCCGTCGAGGTCAATTCCGAAACCGATTTCGTCGCCAAGAACGACAAGTTCCAGGATTTCGTGCGCAAGACCACCGAGGTCGCGCTCGGCACTTCCGGCGATGACGTGGACGCGCTGAAGAGCGCGGCCTATCCCGACGGTGGCACCGTGTCCGACAAGCTGACCGACAACGTCGCCACCATCGGTGAGAACCAGCAGGTCCGCCGGATGAAGAGCGTGAGTGTCGAGCACGGCGTTATCGTGCCCTACATGCACAACGCCGCCGCGCCGAACCTCGGCAAGATCGGCGTGCTCGTCGCGCTCGAGAGCGAGGCCGATGCGGACAAGCTCGAGGCGCTGGGCAAGCAGCTTGCCATGCACATCGCCGCGGCCTTTCCGCAGGCGCTGACCGCCGATGACCTCGACGCCGACGTGATCGCGCGCGAGCACAAGATTGCCGCGGAAAAGGCGTCCGAAACGGGCAAGCCCGACGACGTGCAGGCCAAGATGGTCGATGGCGCGATCAAGAAGTTCGCCAAGGAAAACGCGCTGCTCAGCCAGGTGTTCGTGATGGACAACAAGACCCCGATCGAACAGGTCGTCGCCGCCGCCGCCAAGGATGCCGGAAAGCCCATCGTGCTGAAGGATTACGTCCGCTTCCAGCTCGGCGAAGGCATCGAAAAGGAAGAGAGCGACTTTGCCGCAGAGGTTGCCGCAGCCGTAAAGGGCTGA
- a CDS encoding metallophosphoesterase has translation MVQHWKAIATFMLVLAIALGAKGWHDTTRNPEVLRARVALAGYPAGTPPITAALISDIHVAGPDMPLERLQRIVEQINALRPDIVLIAGDLVSEKSTATHVYTPQEIVAPLGNLTAPLGVVVAPGNHDHWFDWPGLRRELDLHGIRVLQNSAVQVGPLAIGGVDDPYTRRDAMPATIEAMRGLAGGRLVLTHSPDVFPQMPDDVSLLLAGHTHCGQIAYPWGGAPAHLSRYGDRFGCGRTVERGQTVIVGAGLGTSLIPLRLFTHPEIWLIELGPR, from the coding sequence ATGGTGCAGCATTGGAAAGCCATCGCGACCTTCATGCTCGTCCTGGCAATCGCCCTGGGTGCCAAGGGCTGGCACGACACCACGCGCAATCCCGAAGTCTTGCGCGCCCGGGTGGCGCTGGCCGGCTATCCGGCAGGCACGCCGCCGATCACCGCGGCGCTGATCTCGGACATCCACGTCGCCGGGCCGGACATGCCGCTCGAACGGCTGCAACGCATCGTCGAGCAGATCAATGCGCTGCGGCCGGACATCGTCCTGATCGCAGGCGACCTTGTGAGCGAAAAGTCCACGGCGACCCATGTCTACACGCCGCAGGAGATCGTCGCCCCGCTAGGGAATCTGACCGCACCGCTGGGCGTCGTCGTAGCGCCCGGCAACCACGATCACTGGTTCGACTGGCCTGGGCTCCGGCGGGAGCTCGACCTGCACGGAATCCGGGTGTTGCAGAATTCAGCCGTGCAGGTCGGGCCGCTGGCAATCGGCGGGGTGGACGATCCGTACACCCGGCGCGACGCTATGCCCGCGACGATAGAAGCGATGCGCGGGTTGGCCGGCGGGCGGCTGGTGCTGACGCACAGCCCGGATGTCTTTCCGCAGATGCCGGATGACGTGTCGCTGCTGCTCGCCGGGCACACCCATTGCGGCCAGATCGCCTATCCCTGGGGCGGCGCGCCCGCGCACCTGTCGCGCTATGGCGACCGCTTCGGCTGCGGGCGAACAGTGGAGCGCGGGCAGACGGTAATCGTGGGTGCGGGGCTTGGGACCAGCCTGATTCCGCTGCGATTGTTCACCCATCCCGAAATCTGGCTGATCGAACTGGGCCCGCGCTAG